A region from the Streptosporangium sp. NBC_01756 genome encodes:
- a CDS encoding DUF6114 domain-containing protein, translating to MKSWRHSRPFWGGLLIVLAGAELLSIPFTLNALSVTILFSAVGATYLIALVMMISGVLVWLQPGQRVFLGLVAVLLSMASFVYSNLGGFLIGMSLGLLGGTLAIAWTPLSRPAGRLDSLSVRDLPDAARALASKAGTMRAVIGLGSRRWRRSPTKDTPVATSNLEAATTPPRMATKASLTVEQTALRE from the coding sequence ATGAAATCGTGGCGGCATTCACGGCCGTTCTGGGGCGGGCTGCTCATCGTGCTGGCGGGGGCGGAGTTGCTGTCCATCCCGTTCACGCTCAACGCGCTATCGGTGACGATCTTGTTCAGCGCGGTGGGGGCGACCTACCTGATCGCGCTGGTGATGATGATCTCAGGGGTGCTGGTGTGGCTGCAGCCGGGCCAGCGGGTGTTCCTCGGCTTGGTGGCCGTACTGCTGTCCATGGCGTCCTTCGTCTACTCCAACCTGGGCGGCTTCCTGATCGGCATGAGTCTGGGCCTGCTGGGCGGTACGCTGGCCATCGCCTGGACCCCCCTCAGCCGACCGGCCGGCCGTCTTGACTCCCTCAGCGTCCGCGACCTCCCCGACGCGGCGCGGGCGCTCGCGTCGAAGGCGGGGACGATGCGCGCCGTGATCGGTCTCGGGTCCCGCCGGTGGCGCAGATCCCCGACGAAAGACACACCGGTCGCCACCTCGAACCTTGAGGCCGCCACAACCCCTCCGCGCATGGCGACCAAGGCCTCTTTGACCGTGGAGCAGACCGCGCTCAGGGAGTGA